Proteins co-encoded in one Synechococcus elongatus PCC 6301 genomic window:
- a CDS encoding acyl-CoA dehydrogenase family protein, translating to MAPRFDLQDLQAWLTAEVQPQAERIDQDPVVLAQVLQAMGDRGWLGFSVPACEEGLALSPVEVWQAQAAIASASGALAFLQTQHQSAASFLSKHQPSDRRLSGLSYGRPTVGIGFSHLRRSPSPLQASWHKDHIVLSGELPWLTGWGFFEEFLIAAPLPEGQTPFALIPAQAPEWKVSPLALAAMGTTGTVAAQLIITLPRDRLVTILPATWIRDRDRQGTLSPSAFACGLARACLGLLTARDADCREVLTAQLGQLEQAIAQALGQADFREALSLRIQALTLMHRCTQAAVFSAAGAANSLQNPAQRLYREALAFSVLGLTTELRQEYLSAIAG from the coding sequence ATGGCTCCTCGATTCGACCTGCAAGATTTGCAAGCTTGGCTGACCGCTGAGGTGCAGCCCCAAGCCGAGCGGATCGATCAGGATCCGGTAGTGCTGGCTCAGGTGTTGCAGGCAATGGGCGATCGCGGTTGGCTCGGGTTTTCTGTCCCTGCCTGTGAGGAAGGTTTAGCGCTCTCACCGGTTGAGGTATGGCAGGCTCAAGCGGCGATCGCGAGTGCTTCCGGTGCCTTGGCTTTTTTACAAACCCAGCACCAGAGTGCAGCCTCTTTTCTGAGCAAGCATCAACCCAGCGATCGCCGACTCTCTGGCCTCAGCTACGGCCGTCCTACGGTGGGGATTGGCTTTTCCCATCTGCGTCGATCGCCCTCACCCCTGCAAGCCAGTTGGCATAAGGATCACATCGTTCTGTCGGGAGAACTGCCTTGGCTGACCGGTTGGGGTTTTTTTGAAGAGTTTCTGATTGCTGCGCCATTGCCAGAGGGGCAAACACCGTTTGCGTTGATCCCGGCCCAAGCGCCTGAGTGGAAGGTCTCACCGCTCGCACTGGCCGCGATGGGTACAACCGGAACGGTTGCAGCGCAACTAATCATCACCCTGCCCCGCGATCGCTTGGTGACCATCCTGCCCGCCACTTGGATCCGCGATCGCGATCGCCAAGGGACGCTCAGTCCCTCGGCCTTCGCCTGTGGGTTAGCACGTGCCTGTCTAGGGCTGCTGACTGCGCGCGATGCAGATTGCCGAGAAGTTCTAACTGCCCAACTTGGGCAACTCGAACAGGCGATCGCTCAAGCCTTGGGCCAAGCTGATTTCAGAGAGGCGCTGAGTCTACGCATTCAAGCCCTGACCCTGATGCATCGTTGTACCCAAGCCGCTGTTTTCAGTGCCGCTGGTGCGGCGAATTCGCTACAGAATCCAGCACAACGGCTTTATCGCGAGGCCTTAGCTTTCTCGGTGCTCGGGTTGACGACTGAGCTGAGACAAGAATACCTAAGCGCGATCGCTGGCTAG
- a CDS encoding glutathione peroxidase, translating to MAPQVTDIAVTTIDGAAKSLSDYAGQVLLIVNVASYCGYTSQYSGLEALYRQYRDRGLQVLAFPCNDFGAQEPGSNEEIKTFCSTRFDVSFELFDKVHAKGADQHPLYAALTQTDPAGDVAWNFEKFLVGKDGTVLARFKSGVAPNDASLIQAIEAALAA from the coding sequence ATGGCTCCTCAAGTCACTGACATCGCCGTCACAACCATCGACGGTGCAGCGAAAAGCCTCAGCGACTACGCCGGTCAGGTGTTGTTGATTGTCAACGTGGCCTCCTACTGCGGTTACACCTCGCAGTACAGCGGCTTGGAAGCCCTCTATCGCCAATACCGCGATCGCGGTCTGCAGGTCTTGGCGTTCCCCTGCAATGACTTTGGGGCCCAGGAACCGGGCAGCAATGAGGAGATCAAAACCTTCTGCTCCACTCGTTTCGATGTCAGCTTCGAACTGTTCGATAAAGTCCATGCCAAAGGCGCGGATCAACATCCTCTTTACGCAGCGCTGACGCAAACGGACCCTGCCGGTGACGTAGCTTGGAACTTTGAGAAATTTTTGGTCGGCAAGGATGGCACTGTCTTAGCCCGCTTCAAGAGTGGCGTTGCCCCCAACGATGCCAGCCTGATTCAAGCGATCGAAGCAGCACTCGCTGCCTAA
- a CDS encoding type II toxin-antitoxin system VapC family toxin, whose translation MSFVLDVSLACAWCFADEATPESWALLEQLQQSPAVVPALWLWEVGHVLVQAERRQRISAAASREFLSLLEMLPIEVEPAAVGTVWHDTLAIACSQQLTAYDAAYLELAMRRGFALATCDRALISAAEAVGVTLLPT comes from the coding sequence ATGAGCTTTGTGTTGGATGTCTCACTGGCTTGTGCTTGGTGTTTTGCGGATGAGGCAACACCGGAATCTTGGGCTTTATTGGAGCAGTTGCAACAATCTCCAGCAGTTGTCCCTGCACTTTGGCTCTGGGAAGTTGGGCATGTCTTGGTGCAAGCAGAGCGCCGGCAAAGGATTAGCGCCGCTGCGAGTCGTGAGTTTTTATCGCTGCTAGAGATGTTGCCGATTGAGGTAGAACCCGCTGCTGTCGGTACCGTTTGGCATGACACATTGGCGATCGCTTGCAGTCAACAGCTGACTGCTTATGACGCAGCTTATTTGGAGCTGGCGATGCGGCGGGGATTCGCTCTGGCAACTTGCGATCGCGCCTTGATCAGTGCTGCGGAAGCCGTGGGAGTTACGTTACTGCCGACCTAA
- a CDS encoding type II toxin-antitoxin system Phd/YefM family antitoxin gives MQTVGAFEAKTHLSSLLDSVCQGEQIVITRHGCPIARLVPAEGPDQSAVQAAIARLRQLSQGQTLNGITVQELRDTGRRA, from the coding sequence ATGCAAACTGTTGGCGCGTTTGAAGCCAAGACCCATCTCTCCAGCCTGCTCGACTCCGTCTGTCAGGGGGAGCAGATCGTGATTACCCGCCACGGTTGCCCGATCGCCCGTTTGGTGCCAGCAGAAGGTCCTGATCAGTCTGCGGTCCAAGCCGCGATCGCCCGTCTTCGGCAGCTCAGCCAAGGTCAAACCCTCAACGGAATTACGGTGCAGGAACTCCGTGATACTGGGCGGCGGGCATGA
- a CDS encoding glycosyltransferase, with protein MNDHTAAIAAHFDQLAPNLDRWRRRNRTYYRDLEKLHRFWIPTGSRVLQVGSGLGDLLATVEPSFGIGIDVSPQAVAIAQQRHPQLQFHCLAAEELTPEAIGNPEPFDAIILTGVLSYLTDIQVVLEQLQAFCHPRTRLILGFHNFLWQPLLTAAEKVGQRSPQPPESWLGMQDVLNLLTLTGYEPIKQGRRFLLPRQIPLLTGWINRWISPLPVIEHLALTNYVIARPLAQPRSQPTVSVIVPARNEAGNIAAAVERLPELGAETELIFVEGHSRDQTWETIEQTVAEYQGPLKLLACRQTGKGKADAVRLGFDKASGDILMILDADLTVQPEDLGHFYRAIASGRGEFINGSRLVYPRSRLAMPGLNTLANRTFALIFSFLLGQPLKDTLCGTKVLWKTDYDRVAAGRKYFGDFDPFGDFDLLFGAAKLGLEIVEVPVRYQERSYGSSNIAHVREGLILARMCLYAAGKLKFPH; from the coding sequence ATGAATGACCATACCGCCGCGATCGCGGCCCATTTTGATCAGCTAGCACCCAACCTCGATCGCTGGCGGCGACGCAACCGCACCTACTATCGCGATCTCGAAAAACTGCATCGCTTCTGGATTCCTACCGGATCACGAGTGCTGCAGGTTGGTTCTGGTTTGGGCGATCTGCTAGCAACGGTTGAACCATCCTTCGGCATCGGGATTGATGTCTCACCGCAGGCGGTGGCAATCGCTCAGCAACGCCATCCACAGCTGCAGTTCCACTGCTTGGCTGCCGAAGAGTTGACACCCGAGGCGATCGGCAATCCTGAGCCTTTTGACGCGATCATCCTGACGGGAGTGCTCAGCTACCTGACGGATATTCAAGTTGTGCTGGAGCAGCTCCAAGCCTTTTGTCATCCCCGCACGCGCTTAATCCTTGGCTTCCATAACTTCCTCTGGCAGCCCTTGCTCACGGCCGCTGAAAAGGTGGGACAGCGATCGCCCCAACCGCCCGAAAGCTGGCTGGGTATGCAGGATGTGCTCAATTTACTGACGCTGACGGGCTATGAACCAATCAAGCAGGGGCGGCGCTTCCTTCTGCCTCGGCAAATTCCGCTACTGACCGGCTGGATTAACCGCTGGATCAGCCCGCTACCGGTGATTGAGCATCTAGCGCTGACTAACTATGTGATTGCGCGGCCCCTGGCTCAACCGCGATCGCAACCCACAGTCTCGGTGATTGTTCCGGCTCGCAATGAGGCGGGCAATATTGCAGCAGCAGTCGAACGCTTGCCAGAACTGGGGGCTGAGACAGAGCTGATCTTCGTGGAAGGCCATTCCCGCGATCAGACTTGGGAGACGATCGAGCAGACGGTGGCGGAGTATCAAGGGCCGCTGAAACTGCTGGCCTGCCGCCAAACTGGCAAAGGTAAAGCCGATGCAGTCCGGCTCGGCTTCGATAAAGCCAGCGGCGACATTTTGATGATTCTCGATGCTGACTTAACTGTGCAGCCGGAGGATCTCGGCCATTTCTACCGCGCGATCGCCAGTGGCAGGGGCGAATTTATCAACGGCTCTCGGCTGGTCTATCCGCGATCGCGGCTGGCGATGCCGGGGCTGAATACCCTTGCTAATCGAACCTTCGCCCTGATCTTTTCCTTCCTACTCGGTCAGCCGCTTAAGGACACCCTCTGCGGCACCAAGGTGCTCTGGAAAACCGACTACGATCGCGTGGCGGCAGGGCGGAAATACTTTGGTGACTTCGATCCCTTTGGTGACTTTGACCTACTGTTTGGTGCCGCTAAACTCGGCCTCGAAATTGTCGAAGTACCAGTGCGTTATCAAGAGCGCAGCTACGGCAGTTCCAACATTGCTCATGTCCGCGAAGGGCTGATTCTGGCACGGATGTGTCTCTACGCCGCTGGCAAACTGAAGTTCCCTCACTAG
- a CDS encoding DUF2281 domain-containing protein has protein sequence MTAAEKLYQLIQTLPEEKVTEVLHFAEFLQQQSPQPQSVIPPGTLIGLRGIAKRLGTTVSDQELQADYSDYLSQKYQ, from the coding sequence ATGACTGCTGCCGAGAAACTCTACCAACTGATCCAAACGCTTCCTGAAGAAAAGGTGACGGAGGTTTTGCACTTTGCGGAGTTTCTGCAGCAACAAAGCCCCCAACCCCAGTCAGTGATTCCGCCAGGAACGCTGATTGGATTGCGGGGAATTGCCAAACGCTTAGGAACAACCGTTAGCGATCAGGAATTACAGGCAGACTACAGCGACTATCTCAGCCAAAAATATCAATGA
- a CDS encoding tyrosine-type recombinase/integrase, whose protein sequence is MFRQSCGYALAEQGLPTRDIQDYLGHRNIQNTVRYTAGNPARFQRITWIPQTQP, encoded by the coding sequence ATGTTCCGCCAGTCCTGCGGCTATGCCTTGGCTGAACAGGGTCTACCGACTCGCGATATTCAGGACTACTTAGGCCATCGCAACATTCAAAACACGGTGCGTTATACCGCTGGCAACCCTGCCCGCTTCCAGCGCATCACTTGGATCCCCCAGACCCAGCCATGA
- the kaiC gene encoding circadian clock protein KaiC — MTSAEMTSPNNNSEHQAIAKMRTMIEGFDDISHGGLPIGRSTLVSGTSGTGKTLFSIQFLYNGIIEFDEPGVFVTFEETPQDIIKNARSFGWDLAKLVDEGKLFILDASPDPEGQEVVGGFDLSALIERINYAIQKYRARRVSIDSVTSVFQQYDASSVVRRELFRLVARLKQIGATTVMTTERIEEYGPIARYGVEEFVSDNVVILRNVLEGERRRRTLEILKLRGTSHMKGEYPFTITDHGINIFPLGAMRLTQRSSNVRVSSGVVRLDEMCGGGFFKDSIILATGATGTGKTLLVSRFVENACANKERAILFAYEESRAQLLRNAYSWGMDFEEMERQNLLKIVCAYPESAGLEDHLQIIKSEINDFKPARIAIDSLSALARGVSNNAFRQFVIGVTGYAKQEEITGLFTNTSDQFMGAHSITDSHISTITDTIILLQYVEIRGEMSRAINVFKMRGSWHDKAIREFMISDKGPDIKDSFRNFERIISGSPTRITVDEKSELSRIVRGVQEKGPES, encoded by the coding sequence ATGACTTCCGCTGAGATGACTAGCCCTAATAATAATTCTGAGCACCAAGCCATCGCTAAGATGCGCACGATGATTGAAGGCTTTGATGATATTAGTCATGGCGGTCTTCCAATCGGGCGATCGACCCTCGTTAGTGGTACTTCAGGAACCGGCAAGACCCTTTTTTCTATTCAATTTCTCTATAACGGTATTATCGAGTTTGATGAGCCTGGGGTTTTCGTTACTTTCGAAGAAACCCCGCAAGATATCATTAAAAACGCCCGTAGTTTTGGCTGGGATTTAGCCAAGCTGGTCGATGAGGGCAAACTATTTATTCTTGATGCTTCACCCGATCCAGAAGGTCAAGAGGTTGTTGGCGGCTTCGATCTCTCTGCTCTGATTGAGCGGATTAATTATGCAATTCAAAAGTATCGAGCGCGGCGGGTTTCAATTGACTCGGTCACGTCCGTTTTCCAGCAATATGATGCCTCTTCTGTGGTTCGCCGCGAACTCTTTCGGTTGGTAGCTCGCCTAAAACAAATTGGGGCAACTACGGTCATGACCACCGAGCGTATCGAGGAATATGGCCCGATCGCTCGTTACGGTGTTGAGGAATTTGTCTCCGATAACGTCGTGATTCTCCGCAACGTTTTGGAAGGGGAGCGCCGTCGCCGCACCCTCGAAATCCTCAAGCTACGTGGCACCAGCCACATGAAAGGGGAATATCCGTTCACGATTACGGATCATGGCATCAATATCTTCCCGCTCGGGGCAATGCGCCTTACGCAGCGATCGTCGAACGTGCGTGTTTCATCTGGTGTCGTCCGACTCGATGAAATGTGTGGTGGGGGCTTCTTTAAGGACTCAATCATTCTGGCAACTGGCGCTACAGGCACTGGTAAAACTCTGTTAGTTAGCCGTTTCGTTGAGAATGCTTGTGCTAACAAAGAGCGGGCGATTCTGTTCGCTTATGAAGAGTCACGAGCTCAGCTGCTCCGCAATGCCTATTCATGGGGAATGGACTTTGAGGAGATGGAGCGCCAAAACCTCCTCAAAATTGTTTGCGCCTATCCTGAATCTGCAGGTCTTGAAGACCATTTGCAGATTATTAAGTCGGAGATCAATGACTTTAAGCCAGCTCGTATTGCAATCGACTCCCTCTCTGCTTTGGCGCGGGGCGTTAGCAACAATGCCTTCCGCCAATTTGTAATTGGTGTCACTGGCTACGCGAAACAAGAAGAAATCACGGGACTATTCACAAATACCAGTGATCAATTTATGGGAGCGCATTCGATTACTGACTCCCATATCTCAACAATTACGGATACGATTATCTTGCTCCAATACGTCGAGATTCGTGGCGAAATGTCCCGCGCCATTAACGTCTTCAAGATGCGCGGATCTTGGCATGACAAAGCAATCCGCGAATTCATGATCAGCGACAAAGGGCCGGACATCAAGGATTCTTTCCGGAACTTTGAGCGGATTATTTCAGGTTCGCCAACACGGATTACCGTCGATGAGAAAAGCGAACTCTCGCGAATTGTGCGCGGCGTTCAAGAAAAAGGGCCGGAGAGCTAG
- a CDS encoding Txe/YoeB family addiction module toxin, which translates to MRKLAWTNEAWEDYLYWQGQDKKTLNRINKLITETLRSPFEGIGKPEALRENLTGFWSRRIDDTNRLVYAVADDYLTIISCRYHYSD; encoded by the coding sequence ATGCGTAAGCTGGCTTGGACAAACGAGGCTTGGGAAGATTACCTGTATTGGCAAGGGCAGGACAAGAAGACCTTAAATCGCATCAACAAGCTCATTACCGAAACCTTGCGATCGCCCTTTGAGGGGATTGGTAAGCCAGAAGCGCTCAGGGAGAACCTGACTGGGTTTTGGTCACGCCGCATTGACGACACCAATCGCTTAGTTTACGCAGTAGCAGATGACTACCTGACCATTATTTCCTGTCGCTACCACTACAGCGATTAA
- a CDS encoding DUF4160 domain-containing protein: protein MPEISRFFGIIITMYYNDHAPPHFHVRYGQQKAIISIDTLAVLEGSLKPRTLGLVIEWAAQHQAELRNDWQLARQNAPLEAIEPLE from the coding sequence GTGCCAGAGATTAGCCGCTTCTTTGGAATCATTATCACTATGTACTACAACGACCACGCGCCGCCCCACTTCCATGTTCGCTATGGTCAACAGAAAGCCATCATTTCTATTGATACTCTTGCCGTTTTAGAAGGAAGCCTTAAACCCCGTACCCTTGGGCTCGTGATTGAATGGGCAGCTCAGCACCAAGCCGAACTAAGGAATGACTGGCAGCTTGCCCGCCAAAACGCTCCCCTAGAAGCGATCGAACCACTGGAGTAA
- a CDS encoding type II toxin-antitoxin system Phd/YefM family antitoxin produces MKVVSFSDARKNLKTVLDEVVNDADYTIITRRNAEEVVVMSLDSFNSLIETFHLLKSPANAAHLQRSIAQYQQGQTVERNLLDA; encoded by the coding sequence ATGAAAGTTGTTTCCTTCAGTGACGCCAGAAAAAATCTCAAGACTGTCTTGGATGAAGTCGTCAACGACGCTGACTACACGATCATTACTCGCCGCAATGCCGAGGAGGTCGTGGTCATGTCCCTCGACTCCTTCAATAGCCTGATCGAAACCTTCCACCTGCTCAAATCCCCTGCCAATGCTGCTCACCTACAACGCTCGATCGCTCAGTACCAGCAAGGTCAAACAGTCGAGCGAAATCTATTAGATGCGTAA
- a CDS encoding glycosyltransferase family 39 protein — MKSFPFARSPAHASDRRDALILLGFWLLSLAIDGLWRGFDLAPPAWDQGDHFSRALAFWQAWQSPQLLDGGWWTQLWQLAPTYRGPLTYLLTLPLFSLFGANWESAIASNGLFSGLLLISTYGLGRLYANRTTGLVAAGLSLAVPLTIIQRVDYLIDYSLTAMLTLTWLCLSLWQFARTPKRRLGAAIASGIAIAAVFLTRPTGLLFLWLPFLWLAIAAVLQLFRRYRWQPLAELLLVSGIAGLLSWPWFSTNWLTILSSIANARDWGVKYQEGLEANTLSGWLYYPENLPEMLSPWLLGVLIVSSASAGVWLWKRGESGPGSRDRWLWLAGFLLGAYLVCVLGSTKVTRFFLPLLPSLIVPLVTLPTVLPRRWQVGLWTGVGAIAIAVGLQTIFPTPLRASWPTRFPQTQAWPLAEIIERIRETQPQLQSTLAVLTDAEALNAFNLNAEGQKQDFSVFARQTLAPEDNWQADFRAFDWFLSKTGDQGVMAGEREKRLVEAIAQSPEFQSVGQWPLPDGSQAELWQRRALTLSAKPITCPSQPLELTVTAPSQAKAGQPFQITYRLRGSIEQLRNSLLLISWQNDRDRLWVQDHQPGLGYLKAGRDCVELEERLTTQAPDSLPEGSYQLQVQRLDRETGDRQTLRTAPTAIALGSTPAPISPTALDPVSRLHQLGALLETGQVDPLFADVNLLNQADPEQHYLHQAIASLQARLADEPNQLDWLYPLTLSYVLERQAPQAEAVLQRIVAVNPDNAWNWTYLGFVQLYQFQGNKAQQSLLEAALRQPEVPILPTLQAVAAVQSGQWGEAIARLRGEK; from the coding sequence GTGAAGTCTTTCCCGTTCGCCCGTTCGCCTGCCCATGCCAGCGATCGCCGCGATGCCCTAATCCTGCTGGGGTTCTGGCTCCTGTCCTTAGCGATCGATGGACTTTGGCGGGGCTTCGATCTGGCACCCCCAGCTTGGGATCAAGGCGATCACTTCAGTCGGGCACTCGCCTTTTGGCAGGCTTGGCAATCGCCGCAGCTTTTGGATGGAGGCTGGTGGACGCAACTATGGCAATTGGCACCGACCTATCGCGGGCCGCTGACCTACCTGTTGACCCTGCCACTCTTCTCGTTATTCGGCGCGAACTGGGAGAGCGCGATCGCTAGCAACGGTCTGTTTAGCGGGCTGCTACTGATTAGCACCTACGGACTGGGACGACTCTACGCCAATCGCACAACAGGTTTGGTTGCAGCAGGGTTGAGTTTGGCCGTGCCGCTGACGATCATTCAGCGCGTCGACTACCTGATCGACTACAGCCTAACGGCGATGTTGACGCTGACATGGCTCTGCCTATCGCTTTGGCAATTCGCCCGGACTCCCAAGCGAAGACTGGGTGCAGCGATCGCGAGTGGGATAGCGATCGCGGCTGTCTTTTTAACCCGTCCCACTGGACTTCTCTTCCTCTGGTTACCTTTCCTGTGGCTGGCGATCGCGGCGGTACTGCAACTATTTCGACGGTACCGCTGGCAACCCCTAGCAGAACTGCTGTTGGTGAGTGGCATTGCTGGACTATTGTCTTGGCCATGGTTTAGCACCAACTGGCTGACGATCCTCTCCTCGATTGCCAATGCCCGCGACTGGGGCGTGAAGTATCAGGAAGGCTTGGAGGCGAATACCCTTTCAGGTTGGCTCTACTACCCCGAGAATCTGCCCGAGATGCTGTCGCCTTGGCTGCTCGGAGTCCTGATTGTCAGTAGTGCGAGCGCCGGCGTTTGGCTCTGGAAGCGAGGCGAATCGGGACCCGGTTCCCGCGATCGCTGGCTCTGGCTGGCGGGCTTCCTGTTGGGCGCTTATCTAGTCTGTGTGCTGGGAAGTACTAAGGTCACCCGCTTCTTCCTGCCGCTGCTGCCCAGCCTGATCGTGCCGTTGGTGACTCTACCAACGGTTCTGCCGCGCCGCTGGCAAGTAGGGCTTTGGACTGGGGTTGGAGCGATCGCGATCGCCGTGGGATTGCAAACGATCTTTCCGACACCGCTTCGTGCTAGCTGGCCGACCCGCTTTCCCCAAACCCAAGCTTGGCCGTTGGCTGAGATTATTGAACGGATCCGCGAGACACAACCGCAGCTACAATCGACGCTGGCGGTCTTGACCGATGCTGAAGCCTTGAACGCCTTCAACCTTAACGCCGAGGGGCAAAAGCAGGACTTCAGTGTGTTTGCGCGGCAGACTCTAGCGCCCGAAGACAACTGGCAGGCAGATTTTCGAGCCTTTGACTGGTTCCTCAGCAAAACCGGCGATCAGGGCGTGATGGCGGGTGAGCGGGAGAAACGACTGGTCGAGGCGATCGCGCAGTCTCCCGAATTCCAGTCGGTTGGGCAATGGCCACTCCCAGACGGCAGTCAAGCGGAACTGTGGCAGCGGCGAGCCCTGACCCTCTCAGCTAAACCGATCACCTGTCCCAGTCAGCCGCTGGAGCTCACGGTCACAGCACCCTCTCAAGCAAAAGCCGGTCAGCCCTTCCAGATCACCTATCGGCTACGTGGATCGATCGAACAGCTGCGCAACAGCCTGTTGTTGATCAGCTGGCAAAACGATCGCGATCGCCTCTGGGTTCAAGATCATCAACCCGGGCTGGGCTACCTCAAAGCCGGGAGGGACTGCGTGGAATTGGAAGAACGGCTAACCACTCAGGCACCGGACTCTCTCCCTGAAGGCTCCTATCAGCTCCAGGTGCAACGCCTCGATCGAGAAACGGGCGATCGCCAAACCCTACGGACTGCCCCCACTGCGATCGCCCTTGGATCCACACCAGCCCCCATCAGTCCCACAGCCCTCGATCCGGTCAGTCGCTTGCATCAGTTGGGGGCACTCCTAGAGACTGGTCAGGTTGATCCGCTCTTTGCTGACGTGAATCTTCTCAATCAGGCTGATCCTGAGCAGCATTATCTGCACCAGGCGATCGCCAGTCTCCAAGCGCGGTTAGCGGATGAGCCGAACCAGTTGGACTGGCTTTATCCCCTCACCCTCAGCTATGTGCTGGAGCGGCAAGCCCCCCAAGCGGAGGCCGTGCTGCAGCGGATTGTGGCAGTCAATCCTGACAATGCTTGGAACTGGACTTACCTCGGGTTTGTACAGCTCTATCAATTTCAAGGCAACAAGGCACAGCAGTCTCTACTGGAAGCTGCTCTGCGCCAGCCCGAAGTGCCGATCTTGCCGACTTTACAAGCGGTGGCAGCAGTGCAGTCTGGACAGTGGGGCGAAGCGATCGCCCGTTTACGGGGAGAGAAGTAA
- a CDS encoding type II toxin-antitoxin system VapC family toxin, translating to MFLLDTNACIQLLNRRHPQLLQHFRQQSPADIALCSIVKSELLYGARRSQNVEANLQLLDRFFAPLQSLPFTDRCAEEAGLIRADPAAQGKPIGPNDLLIAATARAFDTTLVTYNTREFVRITGLRVVDWELANPLLS from the coding sequence ATGTTTCTGCTCGACACCAACGCTTGCATCCAGCTCCTTAATCGCCGCCATCCCCAGTTACTGCAGCACTTTCGGCAACAATCGCCCGCAGACATTGCCCTCTGCAGCATCGTCAAATCTGAACTGCTCTACGGGGCACGCCGTAGTCAAAACGTCGAAGCGAACCTACAGCTCCTCGATCGCTTCTTTGCTCCTCTGCAAAGTCTCCCCTTCACCGATCGCTGTGCCGAAGAAGCCGGACTGATTCGCGCTGACCCCGCTGCCCAAGGCAAACCCATTGGCCCAAATGATCTCCTGATTGCAGCCACGGCTCGTGCTTTCGATACCACCCTCGTCACCTACAACACGCGAGAGTTTGTTCGCATCACGGGTTTGCGGGTGGTGGACTGGGAACTCGCTAACCCTCTCCTTTCCTAA
- a CDS encoding DUF2442 domain-containing protein, with protein MNPHHIVQNLSFDQENMILSVDGSTYSIPISQASKRLSQATEAERKLYQISPSGYGIHWLAIDEDLSIDGLIRLANSLPVQNASRF; from the coding sequence ATGAATCCACATCATATCGTTCAAAACCTTAGCTTTGACCAAGAAAACATGATTCTCAGTGTTGATGGGTCAACGTACTCTATCCCAATTAGCCAAGCTTCAAAACGGCTCTCTCAAGCAACAGAAGCAGAACGCAAGCTTTATCAAATTTCTCCCTCTGGCTATGGCATTCATTGGTTAGCAATTGACGAAGACCTATCCATTGATGGCTTGATTCGCTTGGCAAATAGTCTGCCAGTCCAGAATGCCTCCAGATTCTAA
- a CDS encoding DUF4160 domain-containing protein, whose protein sequence is MPTVLFLRGWRFHFYSNEGTEPILIHAQRGEAECKYWLNPEIYDIREAYAYNMSKRDTREVRKIILQNFDEIVEAWTNYFGE, encoded by the coding sequence GTGCCAACTGTTCTTTTTTTGCGAGGTTGGCGGTTCCATTTCTATTCCAATGAAGGAACGGAACCAATCCTCATTCACGCTCAAAGAGGAGAGGCTGAATGTAAATACTGGCTTAATCCAGAAATCTATGACATCCGAGAAGCCTATGCTTACAATATGAGTAAACGAGATACAAGAGAGGTACGCAAAATTATCCTGCAAAACTTTGATGAAATCGTAGAAGCTTGGACTAACTATTTCGGAGAGTAA
- a CDS encoding DUF2442 domain-containing protein — protein MLKDVIAVKAIEDYQLQITFEDHKEGIVNLAEIIEFSGIFEPLKNPTYFATVQVDPDLGTLCWDNGADIDPVVLYAKVTNPETSLSEIRDRLLPQLMSSGSERKDAEEATGESL, from the coding sequence ATGCTCAAAGATGTCATTGCTGTAAAAGCGATCGAAGATTATCAACTTCAGATCACCTTTGAAGACCATAAAGAAGGAATCGTTAATCTAGCCGAAATCATCGAGTTTAGCGGCATCTTCGAGCCGCTCAAGAATCCTACTTACTTTGCTACTGTCCAAGTTGATCCAGATCTCGGGACTCTTTGCTGGGACAACGGTGCAGATATTGATCCGGTGGTTCTGTATGCCAAAGTCACGAACCCAGAAACATCCCTATCTGAGATCCGTGATCGGCTTTTACCTCAGCTAATGTCTAGCGGAAGTGAGCGTAAGGATGCTGAGGAAGCAACTGGGGAGAGCTTGTAG